A window of Deltaproteobacteria bacterium contains these coding sequences:
- a CDS encoding ABC transporter ATP-binding protein, with amino-acid sequence MSMILETKGLTMRFGGLTAVSEFCANIPQGSITGLIGPNGAGKTTCFNMITGFYRPTEGRVFFEGQELTGKSPHQVCRAGIARTFQNIRLFGNETALENVMIGAFVRQKTGWIQSVLMTPMSMREERKIRERSLELLDVVGLAGIAQEKAASLPYGAQRRLEIARALATRPRFLLLDEPAAGMNPQESLELMAFIRTIRSRFDLTILLIEHDMKVVMGVCEHMWVLDYGVTIAEGGPQSIQSNPKVIEAYLGEEYVQHA; translated from the coding sequence ATGAGCATGATATTGGAAACCAAGGGCCTGACCATGCGCTTTGGCGGCCTGACCGCGGTATCGGAATTTTGCGCGAACATTCCCCAGGGCAGCATCACCGGGCTCATCGGCCCCAACGGCGCGGGCAAGACGACCTGTTTCAACATGATCACCGGCTTTTACCGCCCCACCGAGGGCCGGGTTTTTTTTGAAGGCCAGGAGCTGACCGGCAAATCGCCGCATCAGGTCTGCCGGGCCGGTATCGCCCGCACCTTCCAGAACATCCGCCTGTTCGGCAACGAAACGGCTTTGGAAAATGTCATGATCGGCGCTTTCGTGCGCCAGAAGACGGGCTGGATTCAGTCGGTGCTCATGACGCCCATGTCCATGCGCGAGGAACGCAAGATCCGCGAACGCTCCCTGGAACTTTTGGATGTGGTCGGTCTGGCCGGCATCGCCCAGGAAAAGGCCGCCAGCCTGCCCTACGGGGCCCAGCGTCGCCTGGAAATCGCCCGGGCCCTGGCCACCCGGCCCCGTTTTTTGTTGCTGGACGAGCCGGCCGCCGGCATGAATCCACAGGAATCCCTGGAACTGATGGCGTTCATCCGCACCATCCGCTCCCGTTTCGATCTGACCATCCTGCTCATCGAACACGACATGAAGGTGGTCATGGGCGTGTGCGAACACATGTGGGTTCTCGACTATGGCGTGACCATCGCCGAGGGCGGCCCGCAATCCATTCAGTCCAACCCCAAGGTCATCGAGGCCTACCTGGGTGAGGAGTACGTCCAACATGCTTAA